One segment of Corynebacterium marinum DSM 44953 DNA contains the following:
- a CDS encoding Mu transposase domain-containing protein: protein MANQRIHATTRQVPAKVWTADKAKMTTLPPYPPQVGVMRQVRLPRNYYVAVDANRYSVDPRMINRIVTVHADLEQVIVRAPDGVIVAHHVRVWGEHQTLTDPTHAATAKQMRHQLAVTRIHPQAVEVEQADLNVYDRLAGLEVGA from the coding sequence GTGGCCAACCAACGGATCCACGCCACTACCAGGCAGGTCCCGGCGAAGGTGTGGACCGCGGACAAGGCGAAGATGACCACCCTGCCGCCGTATCCCCCGCAGGTCGGGGTGATGCGGCAGGTGCGCCTGCCGCGCAACTACTACGTCGCGGTCGACGCCAACCGGTACTCGGTGGACCCGCGGATGATCAACCGGATCGTCACCGTCCACGCCGACCTGGAGCAGGTGATCGTGCGCGCCCCGGATGGGGTGATCGTCGCCCACCATGTGCGGGTGTGGGGCGAGCATCAGACGCTCACCGACCCGACGCATGCAGCCACCGCGAAGCAGATGCGCCACCAGCTGGCGGTGACCCGGATCCACCCGCAGGCCGTCGAGGTCGAACAGGCGGATCTGAACGTCTATGACCGGCTGGCCGGCCTGGAGGTGGGAGCATGA
- the istB gene encoding IS21-like element helper ATPase IstB translates to MTRAHHTATESEVAYLARALKAPRIGSDYAAIAAQARDGSWTYEEYLAAVLSVEASARAESGARGRIRRAGFPQIKTIDEFDFSTQPTIDRGRIARLETGGWITEAGNVIFLGPPGTGKTHLATGLGVIAARQGYRVAFDTAAGWITRLTQAHSRGELDGLLTKLNRYQLLIVDEVGYVPIEADAANLFFQLVSGRYERGSLIMTSNLPFSRWGECFGDITVAAAMVDRIVHHAEIFTHKGTSYRIAGREGVLPSVVAERQAH, encoded by the coding sequence ATGACACGCGCCCATCACACCGCAACGGAATCCGAGGTCGCCTACCTGGCCCGGGCGTTGAAGGCACCACGCATCGGATCGGACTACGCGGCCATCGCCGCCCAGGCCCGGGACGGTTCGTGGACCTATGAGGAGTATCTGGCGGCTGTGCTGTCGGTGGAGGCCTCCGCCCGAGCAGAATCCGGGGCGAGGGGCCGGATCAGGAGAGCGGGGTTCCCGCAGATCAAGACCATCGACGAGTTCGACTTTTCCACCCAGCCCACGATCGACCGCGGGAGGATCGCCCGGTTGGAGACCGGTGGGTGGATCACCGAGGCTGGAAACGTCATCTTCCTCGGCCCACCCGGAACGGGCAAGACGCACCTGGCCACCGGGCTGGGGGTGATCGCCGCCCGGCAGGGCTACCGGGTCGCTTTCGATACTGCGGCCGGGTGGATCACCCGCCTGACCCAGGCGCACAGCCGAGGTGAGCTGGACGGACTGCTGACGAAGCTCAACCGCTACCAGCTGCTGATAGTCGATGAGGTCGGCTACGTCCCGATTGAGGCGGACGCGGCGAACCTGTTCTTTCAGCTGGTGTCGGGCCGGTATGAGCGCGGTTCGTTGATCATGACGTCGAATCTTCCGTTTTCCCGCTGGGGTGAATGCTTCGGAGACATCACCGTCGCCGCGGCGATGGTTGACCGCATCGTCCACCACGCGGAGATCTTCACGCACAAGGGAACCAGCTACCGCATCGCCGGCCGCGAGGGTGTCCTACCGTCGGTCGTCGCCGAGCGTCAGGCACACTAG
- a CDS encoding cupin domain-containing protein, with protein sequence MESAGRPRVTPLEEGALFETKRMEAASGISWPRHRASTESVLVVTEGQCIVQFSAEDRGVSAGDSLVIPADIWHEIVADPEFKAVHIMPKEIRFTFST encoded by the coding sequence ATGGAATCCGCAGGACGACCCCGGGTGACGCCGTTGGAAGAAGGAGCGCTGTTTGAAACTAAACGGATGGAAGCGGCGTCGGGAATTTCCTGGCCCAGACACAGAGCATCAACCGAATCGGTGCTCGTCGTCACCGAGGGGCAATGCATCGTTCAGTTCTCTGCCGAAGACCGTGGTGTGAGCGCGGGAGACAGCCTCGTCATTCCCGCTGATATCTGGCACGAGATCGTGGCAGACCCAGAGTTTAAGGCTGTCCACATCATGCCGAAGGAGATCCGGTTCACCTTCTCCACGTGA
- a CDS encoding helix-turn-helix domain-containing protein: MAKKAGKYKGRKRALTPDDVEKARKRVEAGESKVSIAQDLRIGRVTLYRALSNNDKD; the protein is encoded by the coding sequence CTGGCGAAAAAGGCCGGCAAGTACAAGGGCCGCAAACGCGCCCTCACCCCGGACGACGTCGAGAAAGCCCGGAAACGGGTAGAAGCTGGTGAGTCCAAGGTGTCGATCGCCCAAGACCTCAGAATTGGCAGAGTCACCCTCTACCGAGCGCTATCCAATAACGATAAGGACTAA
- a CDS encoding recombinase family protein, which translates to MHFIKENLIFSAESNASRAQLMLSILGSFAEFERSIIRERQAEGIAWRKRPASTRAANAPSPRTTSRKPGNG; encoded by the coding sequence GTGCACTTCATCAAGGAAAACCTGATCTTCTCGGCGGAATCCAATGCTTCGCGGGCCCAGCTCATGCTGAGCATTCTCGGCTCCTTCGCTGAGTTCGAACGCTCCATCATCCGGGAGCGCCAAGCCGAGGGGATCGCCTGGCGAAAAAGGCCGGCAAGTACAAGGGCCGCAAACGCGCCCTCACCCCGGACGACGTCGAGAAAGCCCGGAAACGGGTAG
- the fdxA gene encoding ferredoxin — translation MTYTIAQPCVDVLDRACVEECPVDCIYEGKRMLYIHPDECVDCGACEPVCPVEAIFYEDDVPNEWVDYTGANAAFFDDLGSPGGAASLGPQDFDVQLVAALPPQNQD, via the coding sequence ATGACCTATACAATCGCCCAGCCCTGCGTTGATGTCCTGGATCGAGCCTGCGTCGAGGAGTGCCCCGTGGACTGCATCTACGAGGGCAAACGGATGCTCTACATCCACCCCGATGAGTGCGTCGACTGCGGCGCCTGCGAGCCCGTCTGCCCGGTTGAAGCCATCTTCTACGAAGACGATGTCCCCAACGAGTGGGTGGACTACACCGGCGCTAACGCCGCCTTTTTCGACGACCTCGGTTCGCCAGGCGGTGCCGCCAGCCTGGGTCCGCAGGACTTTGACGTCCAGCTCGTCGCGGCGCTGCCGCCACAGAACCAGGACTAG
- a CDS encoding cupin domain-containing protein: MQKISIEAIARQQLKMADTAPSARAADTVFGGHEKILRQTVIGIRQGAELGERDNHDESTIYVLQGRVQLRTGDETWIGRSGDLLIVPRSRHSLEAIEDSAVLITIAKLTQ, encoded by the coding sequence ATGCAGAAGATATCGATTGAGGCTATCGCCCGCCAGCAACTCAAAATGGCCGATACCGCCCCCAGTGCCCGTGCCGCGGATACCGTCTTCGGCGGGCACGAAAAAATTCTGCGGCAGACCGTCATCGGGATACGTCAGGGTGCCGAGCTCGGAGAGCGCGACAATCACGACGAATCCACGATTTATGTCCTACAAGGGCGTGTCCAACTCAGGACGGGCGATGAGACCTGGATAGGTCGCAGCGGTGATCTGTTGATCGTGCCGCGATCTCGGCACAGCCTCGAAGCAATCGAGGACTCCGCTGTTTTGATCACCATTGCCAAACTGACGCAATAA
- a CDS encoding hexameric tyrosine-coordinated heme protein: MALVPDNTLITQTPEQGRELAIMLARKTIGAIQPDAEVRETLRPGYATNADSLTMAGHVVAIEFATIAAANNYWRA, from the coding sequence ATGGCGCTTGTGCCGGATAACACCTTGATCACCCAGACTCCTGAACAGGGTCGCGAATTGGCTATCATGCTGGCGCGGAAGACCATCGGAGCAATCCAACCAGATGCCGAAGTCCGAGAGACGTTACGACCGGGTTATGCCACGAACGCGGATTCTTTGACCATGGCCGGCCATGTCGTCGCCATCGAGTTCGCTACCATCGCCGCCGCCAACAATTACTGGCGAGCTTAA
- a CDS encoding IS6 family transposase produces MGIFSGRHFPREVILWAVRWYCRYGVSYRDLEEMMTERGVPVDHTTIYRWVQKYAPELDKQTRWYRQVPDWQASSWRVDETYIRVGGRWCYLYRAITAGGQTLDFYLSPKRNVAAAKRFLAKALRSNASAGYPRVINTDKAPSLARAIAELKSEGICPPTAEHRQVKYLNNILEGDHGRLKRILGPKGAFKNRTSAYRTLKGGGVNKLAEGLFGTIQVNPVLLGAGDVVDVFDQPGQAASAISPPPIYLGPTQSRPGNIPV; encoded by the coding sequence ATGGGTATCTTCTCGGGTCGTCATTTCCCTCGCGAGGTCATCCTGTGGGCAGTGCGGTGGTACTGCCGCTACGGGGTGAGCTACCGAGACTTGGAGGAAATGATGACCGAGCGGGGCGTGCCGGTCGATCACACCACGATCTACCGCTGGGTCCAGAAATACGCCCCTGAGCTGGACAAGCAAACACGGTGGTACCGGCAGGTACCTGACTGGCAGGCCAGTTCCTGGCGGGTGGATGAGACCTATATCCGGGTCGGCGGCAGGTGGTGCTACCTCTATCGGGCGATCACCGCCGGTGGCCAGACCCTGGACTTTTACCTCTCTCCGAAGCGGAACGTGGCCGCAGCGAAGCGTTTCCTGGCCAAGGCCCTCAGATCCAATGCGTCAGCCGGGTATCCCAGAGTGATCAACACCGATAAAGCACCCTCCCTAGCCAGGGCAATCGCCGAGTTGAAGTCAGAGGGAATCTGCCCGCCAACAGCGGAACACCGGCAGGTGAAATACCTCAACAACATCCTGGAAGGCGACCATGGTCGGCTGAAGCGGATCCTCGGGCCGAAAGGCGCGTTTAAGAACCGGACATCTGCATATCGGACGTTGAAAGGCGGTGGTGTGAATAAGCTCGCCGAGGGGTTGTTCGGCACTATCCAGGTCAATCCGGTCCTCCTGGGCGCGGGAGACGTCGTCGATGTCTTCGATCAACCGGGTCAGGCCGCCTCAGCCATTTCTCCGCCACCGATTTATCTGGGCCCGACGCAAAGTCGACCCGGAAACATTCCCGTATGA
- a CDS encoding heavy metal-responsive transcriptional regulator → MRIGELAERAGTTAKTLRFYEEQGLLPPTERTPSGYRDYAPETVARIDFVHRGQAAGLTLAQIRQILDIRDGGHAPCEHVRDLLDVRLAEIEQQIAQLSVLRDTIADLRQDAAHPDPETCSTDQVCRYL, encoded by the coding sequence ATGCGGATCGGAGAACTCGCCGAGAGGGCGGGCACTACCGCGAAGACCCTTCGCTTCTACGAGGAACAGGGCCTTCTGCCCCCGACCGAGCGCACGCCGTCCGGATACCGCGACTACGCGCCCGAGACGGTCGCTCGGATCGACTTCGTCCACCGCGGCCAGGCCGCGGGCCTCACCCTCGCCCAGATCCGCCAGATCCTCGACATCCGCGACGGCGGCCATGCGCCCTGCGAGCACGTGCGCGACCTGCTTGACGTGCGCCTCGCTGAGATCGAGCAGCAGATCGCGCAGCTCTCCGTGCTGCGCGACACTATCGCGGACCTCAGACAGGACGCCGCGCACCCGGACCCTGAAACGTGCAGCACCGATCAAGTGTGTAGGTACTTGTAA
- the merA gene encoding mercury(II) reductase, whose protein sequence is MPTKYDLAIIGSGGGAFAAAIRASTLGKSVVMIERGTLGGTCVNTGCVPSKALIAAAGARHVAVDAATRFPGIATTADPVDMPALIAGKQALVESLRGEKYADVADSYGWQVLRGDASFVGTPDAPVLDVAGADRSVETIEAHHYLVATGSRPWAPPIDGLEETGYLTSTTAMELTEVPESLLVLGGGYVALEQAQLFARLGSQVTLLVRSRLASKEEPEVSKALQEVFADEGIRVVSRAVPTRVSRGTGGEAVVTAAVSGGSQEFRADQVLVALGRRPVTDGLNLDAVGVKTGDSGEVVVSDRLQSSNPRIWAAGDVTGHPEFVYVAAHHGTLVAENAFADADRSVDYARLPRVTFTGPAIGAVGMTEKDVLAAGIRCDCRVLPLHHVPRALVNRDTRGFIKIVVNAETNEILGLTAVAKDAGELAAAGVHVLGRTVAEVADAWAPYLTMAEGIRIAAKAFTTDPSLLSCCA, encoded by the coding sequence ATGCCTACGAAGTACGATCTCGCCATCATCGGATCGGGAGGCGGCGCGTTCGCCGCTGCGATCCGCGCCAGCACGCTCGGAAAGTCGGTGGTGATGATCGAGCGCGGGACGCTCGGCGGCACCTGCGTGAACACGGGCTGCGTCCCGTCGAAGGCGCTCATCGCCGCGGCCGGCGCGCGGCACGTCGCCGTCGACGCCGCAACCCGGTTCCCCGGGATCGCGACGACGGCGGATCCCGTCGACATGCCCGCGCTGATCGCTGGGAAGCAAGCGTTGGTGGAGTCGCTGCGCGGCGAGAAGTACGCCGACGTCGCCGACTCCTACGGCTGGCAGGTCCTCCGCGGCGACGCCTCGTTCGTGGGCACCCCTGATGCGCCGGTTCTCGATGTTGCCGGAGCCGACAGAAGCGTCGAGACCATCGAGGCCCACCACTACCTGGTCGCGACTGGTTCTCGCCCGTGGGCACCGCCGATCGACGGCCTGGAGGAGACCGGATACCTGACCTCGACCACGGCGATGGAGCTGACGGAGGTCCCCGAGTCGCTGCTGGTGCTCGGCGGCGGCTACGTCGCCCTGGAGCAGGCGCAGCTGTTCGCCCGCCTCGGCTCGCAGGTCACGCTGCTCGTGCGGTCCCGGCTCGCCTCGAAGGAGGAGCCGGAGGTGTCGAAGGCGCTCCAGGAGGTGTTCGCCGACGAGGGCATCCGCGTCGTCAGCCGCGCAGTGCCCACCCGGGTCTCCCGCGGCACGGGAGGCGAGGCCGTCGTGACCGCCGCCGTGTCCGGCGGCTCGCAGGAGTTCCGCGCCGACCAGGTCCTGGTCGCCCTCGGACGCCGTCCCGTCACCGATGGCCTGAACCTCGATGCGGTCGGGGTGAAGACCGGAGACTCCGGCGAGGTGGTCGTCTCCGACCGGCTGCAGTCCTCGAACCCGCGGATCTGGGCCGCGGGCGACGTGACCGGGCACCCCGAGTTCGTCTACGTCGCCGCCCACCACGGCACCCTCGTCGCCGAGAACGCGTTCGCCGACGCCGACCGGTCCGTCGACTACGCCCGCCTGCCGCGGGTGACGTTCACCGGGCCCGCGATCGGCGCGGTCGGGATGACCGAGAAGGACGTCCTCGCCGCGGGGATCCGCTGCGACTGCCGCGTCCTGCCCCTGCACCACGTGCCCCGCGCCTTGGTGAACCGCGACACCCGCGGGTTCATCAAGATCGTCGTGAACGCCGAGACGAACGAGATCCTCGGCCTGACCGCCGTCGCCAAGGACGCCGGGGAGCTCGCCGCCGCAGGCGTCCACGTGCTCGGCAGGACCGTCGCCGAGGTCGCCGACGCCTGGGCCCCCTACCTGACCATGGCCGAGGGCATCCGGATCGCCGCGAAGGCCTTCACCACCGACCCGTCGCTGCTGTCGTGCTGCGCATGA
- a CDS encoding recombinase family protein has protein sequence MARVGTLLDDYGRPADRVQIIRRGKNNTRIKRSTNYGRSWAVEDELVPTGLILDDGGLRFEQHSNNPTHATYRANGIPKARLRVQRVYSTITKAQVYLGDTTWSEVEDFSTKDIVFDGGAGHGWNIPTWHEPIDTDTSLAVGELPREQGREVGERRQESTPVPVPATQVAVAPPAPAALILEASKVQRFSYLRVSSADQNLARQRAMIGDVNKEFIDEVSARSRADRPGLERCIDYLRDHDELHVASIDRLARSLVDLRFIIDAITAKGASVHFIKENLTFSEDSTDPRATLMLGILGSFAEFERTIIRERQAEGIALAKKAGKYKGRKRALSPKKVQEARRRAVAGESKVVIAKDLNVSRATLYRALKSD, from the coding sequence ATGGCCAGAGTCGGGACACTGCTTGATGACTACGGCCGGCCTGCCGACCGGGTCCAGATCATCCGCCGGGGCAAGAACAATACCCGGATTAAACGATCCACGAACTACGGTCGCTCCTGGGCCGTCGAGGACGAGCTGGTGCCCACCGGGCTGATCCTCGACGACGGCGGCCTCCGCTTCGAGCAGCATTCGAACAACCCCACGCACGCCACCTATCGTGCCAATGGCATCCCGAAGGCCAGGTTGCGGGTCCAGCGGGTGTATTCGACCATCACCAAGGCCCAGGTCTACCTCGGGGACACCACCTGGTCCGAGGTCGAGGATTTTTCCACCAAAGACATCGTCTTCGACGGCGGCGCCGGCCATGGCTGGAACATCCCTACCTGGCATGAACCCATCGACACCGACACTTCCCTGGCCGTCGGGGAGCTGCCCCGGGAGCAGGGGAGGGAGGTGGGGGAGAGGCGGCAGGAGTCGACTCCTGTACCAGTCCCGGCCACGCAGGTAGCTGTGGCGCCGCCAGCCCCTGCGGCGCTGATACTGGAGGCCTCGAAGGTGCAGCGGTTTTCCTACCTGCGTGTGTCCAGTGCGGATCAGAACCTCGCCCGCCAACGCGCCATGATCGGCGACGTCAACAAGGAATTCATCGATGAAGTCTCCGCCCGCTCGAGGGCAGATCGTCCGGGACTGGAGCGTTGCATCGACTACCTGCGCGACCATGACGAGCTGCATGTCGCCTCCATCGACCGTCTGGCCCGGTCCCTGGTGGATCTGCGGTTCATCATCGATGCGATCACCGCCAAGGGAGCATCGGTGCACTTCATCAAGGAGAACCTGACCTTCTCCGAGGATTCCACCGACCCGCGGGCCACCCTCATGCTGGGGATCCTCGGATCCTTCGCCGAGTTCGAGCGCACCATCATCCGTGAACGTCAGGCTGAAGGCATTGCTCTGGCGAAGAAAGCCGGAAAGTACAAAGGCCGTAAACGCGCTCTCAGTCCGAAGAAAGTCCAGGAAGCTCGCAGACGGGCCGTCGCTGGGGAGTCCAAGGTCGTCATTGCCAAGGACCTCAACGTCAGCCGAGCCACCCTCTACCGGGCATTGAAAAGTGACTAG
- a CDS encoding RNA polymerase sigma factor yields the protein MEDADELFEPGLRRRRNAVQRWVTSQTVDEVSRRDGDRELYQILADQGFRGADYADFERELVDYGFMVIRSWLRKGKLLEKCGSLKVKGISTGIDLDPSSLREHEIEDLTEDIVADGIYRFREQSLFGGRWRPNGPASMRTFFINRCLFSSADPLTAFHRQRKREQEMIYLDGFSDRGSFVDPENTAEAVTQDIDLMRLVGMLGPQDREILTLHLEGLKHREIGQKMGTTPKGIERRLARIHARLRDDATKEETA from the coding sequence ATGGAGGACGCTGACGAACTCTTTGAGCCAGGGCTGCGCCGCCGGCGGAATGCGGTCCAGCGGTGGGTCACTAGTCAAACTGTAGATGAAGTGAGCAGGCGAGACGGAGACCGTGAGCTCTACCAAATTCTTGCCGACCAAGGATTTCGTGGAGCAGACTATGCGGATTTCGAACGGGAGCTGGTGGACTACGGATTCATGGTGATCCGATCTTGGCTCCGCAAGGGAAAACTGCTCGAAAAATGCGGTTCGTTAAAGGTCAAAGGCATCTCTACGGGTATTGATCTCGACCCGAGTTCCCTGAGAGAACATGAAATAGAGGACCTGACAGAAGATATTGTCGCCGACGGCATCTACCGGTTTCGTGAGCAGTCCCTTTTCGGTGGGCGGTGGAGGCCCAACGGCCCTGCCAGCATGCGCACTTTTTTCATCAATCGATGCTTGTTTTCTTCAGCCGACCCACTGACGGCCTTTCACCGGCAGAGAAAACGGGAGCAGGAGATGATCTACCTGGACGGATTCAGTGACAGAGGCTCCTTTGTGGACCCCGAGAACACGGCTGAGGCAGTAACTCAAGATATAGACCTGATGCGCCTTGTAGGAATGTTAGGCCCTCAAGACCGCGAGATACTCACCCTTCATCTTGAGGGGCTTAAACACCGTGAGATTGGACAGAAGATGGGTACCACCCCCAAGGGGATCGAGCGGCGGTTGGCTCGTATCCATGCCCGCCTTCGAGACGACGCAACTAAGGAGGAGACCGCATGA
- a CDS encoding histone-like nucleoid-structuring protein Lsr2, which translates to MARREITQYFDDIDGTPLTDDQVTTLRFGVEGSEYVIDLSEDNATRFLDLLAPYVEAAQPAPVARNSRTRAAGGAKRLHSRRIRQWAQEQNLQVSDRGSIPKHIVEAYNQAHPS; encoded by the coding sequence GTGGCACGCCGCGAAATCACCCAGTACTTTGACGACATCGACGGCACGCCCCTGACCGATGACCAGGTGACCACCCTCCGATTTGGCGTCGAGGGCTCCGAGTACGTTATCGACCTCTCCGAGGACAACGCCACCCGATTCCTTGATCTGCTCGCCCCCTACGTCGAGGCTGCCCAACCCGCCCCGGTGGCACGCAACTCCCGCACCCGGGCTGCTGGTGGGGCGAAGCGTTTACACTCCCGCCGGATCCGCCAGTGGGCGCAGGAGCAGAACCTTCAGGTGTCTGATCGGGGCTCCATCCCCAAGCACATCGTCGAGGCCTACAACCAGGCACACCCCTCGTAG
- a CDS encoding IS5 family transposase: MPTLPPSARHDLTDAEWHLLAPLLPAPSRRGRPRTWDLRSLVNGIFFRIRTGCPWRDVHERYGPWWRVHDLFARLRADGVWEDVHTRLLTHAQEKGKLSWEVSVDSTTARGHVHAAGARKDSPLRHPGEPDHHGFGRSRGGWSTKIHVGIDAGCGVMSLVITPGQAGDGPQMVPVLDKIRVPSTGRGRPRRRPKRVLADKAYSSRANRKYLRSRGIKATISQPKDQVAHRRRRGSAGGRPPAFDTSVYRRRNVVERGINRIKQHRGCATRFDKLVVHFEATVQLAVIRYWLKRLS; encoded by the coding sequence TTGCCTACTTTACCGCCCTCAGCACGCCATGACCTCACTGACGCCGAATGGCATCTACTCGCCCCACTGCTGCCCGCCCCCTCACGGCGGGGACGCCCCCGTACCTGGGACCTGAGATCCCTGGTCAACGGCATCTTCTTCCGGATCCGTACCGGATGCCCCTGGCGTGATGTCCATGAGCGCTACGGACCGTGGTGGCGGGTCCACGACCTGTTCGCCCGTCTCCGGGCTGACGGAGTGTGGGAGGACGTACACACCCGGTTGCTCACCCACGCCCAGGAGAAGGGAAAACTCTCCTGGGAGGTCAGCGTGGACTCCACCACTGCCCGCGGGCATGTCCATGCCGCCGGCGCCCGCAAGGACAGTCCCCTCCGGCACCCCGGGGAGCCTGATCATCATGGTTTCGGGCGCTCCCGGGGCGGATGGTCAACAAAGATCCACGTCGGTATCGATGCCGGGTGTGGGGTGATGTCGTTGGTGATCACCCCTGGCCAGGCAGGTGATGGGCCACAGATGGTGCCGGTCCTGGACAAAATCCGGGTCCCGTCCACCGGCCGGGGCCGGCCGCGGCGACGACCCAAGCGGGTGCTGGCAGATAAGGCGTATTCCTCGCGAGCCAACCGAAAGTATCTACGGTCGAGGGGCATCAAGGCGACAATCTCCCAGCCGAAGGACCAGGTCGCCCACCGGCGGCGCAGGGGATCAGCCGGTGGCCGACCCCCTGCCTTTGACACTTCTGTCTACCGGCGGCGCAATGTGGTGGAGCGGGGGATCAACCGGATCAAGCAGCACCGTGGGTGTGCCACGCGTTTCGATAAGTTAGTGGTGCACTTCGAGGCCACGGTTCAGCTGGCGGTGATCCGGTACTGGCTGAAACGACTTTCGTAA
- a CDS encoding cold-shock protein, with amino-acid sequence MAQGTVKWFNSEKGFGFIAPNDGSADLFVHYSEIQGGGFRNLEENQPVEFEVGEGAKGPQAQQVRPL; translated from the coding sequence ATGGCACAGGGAACTGTGAAGTGGTTCAACTCCGAGAAGGGCTTCGGTTTCATCGCCCCCAACGATGGGTCCGCTGATCTTTTCGTCCACTACTCCGAGATTCAGGGCGGCGGTTTCCGCAACCTGGAGGAAAACCAGCCGGTGGAGTTCGAGGTCGGCGAGGGCGCCAAGGGCCCGCAGGCCCAGCAGGTTCGCCCGCTCTAG
- a CDS encoding recombinase family protein produces MALIGYMRVSKSDGSQTTDLQRDALLAAGVDPGHLYEDMASGKQEDRPHLEACLKALRSGDTLLVWKLDRLGRNLRHLVNIVHDLTARGVGLKVLTGQGAAIDTTSAQGKLVFGIFAALAEFERELISERTKAGLESARARGRKGGRPFKMTPAKVRLAMASMGQPETNVAALCQELGITRQTLYRHVSPTGELREDGQKLLSGS; encoded by the coding sequence ATGGCACTGATTGGTTATATGCGGGTGTCGAAGTCGGATGGGTCGCAAACCACCGATCTGCAACGCGACGCCCTTCTTGCGGCCGGGGTGGATCCGGGCCATCTCTACGAGGACATGGCGTCGGGCAAGCAAGAGGACCGACCCCACCTCGAGGCGTGCCTCAAGGCCCTGCGCTCCGGCGACACCTTGTTGGTGTGGAAGTTGGACCGGTTGGGCAGGAATCTGCGCCACCTGGTCAACATCGTCCATGACCTCACCGCCCGCGGGGTGGGGTTGAAGGTGCTCACCGGTCAGGGGGCGGCGATTGACACGACCTCGGCGCAGGGCAAGCTGGTCTTCGGGATCTTCGCCGCCCTCGCTGAGTTCGAACGTGAGTTGATCTCCGAGCGCACCAAGGCCGGCCTGGAATCCGCCCGTGCCCGTGGGCGCAAGGGCGGCCGGCCGTTTAAGATGACCCCAGCGAAGGTGCGCCTGGCGATGGCATCGATGGGCCAACCGGAAACCAATGTCGCAGCCCTGTGTCAGGAGTTGGGGATTACCCGTCAGACGCTATATCGGCATGTGTCCCCGACAGGGGAGTTGCGGGAGGATGGGCAGAAACTGCTTTCCGGCAGCTGA